Proteins encoded together in one Ciona intestinalis chromosome 3, KH, whole genome shotgun sequence window:
- the LOC100181496 gene encoding breast cancer anti-estrogen resistance protein 1, with translation MASGGGGLHVLAKAIYDNAAETEDEITFNRGDIVTIIEQNTAGLEGWWLCSLNGRQGIAPGNRLRILPGMYEGMQNSTGGTAPEETYDVPPTHYWNSPNPQIDQDEEYDIPRRQLPINRNNNNGGLSNQQSNSPTEIYDIPRPGAWRGNSVDGEEVYDVPQASAFAHASKDEEQEVYDVPSSLTAVMTPDPSDLYDVPPIVSRGPQSAPEDVYDVPPRRTEPIDMDAMFNAMNPEDVYDVPPSTLRLNTSTLSRSAGNVLDTFETPNSQPFPTQQESMDRDVVYDIPQSSKTAVGRRYISSGLSSLRRMRREMNQVPDPISKPINENTDYIYDVPPQVTRDGSSKQKQTVAQKLSDEDVVDGLIRRLSLNEPSIEVKQNNRLSVTSRESYSSYIDNTPGLFDELNIDVDVAVNKLIETKQELEDSVSNLLTLVKENWRKPENISDKVDIVHTLFLKIMVAVNHFLTFARGATANSVAVDRNGEARASKNVQLGLRKQLVPIEEDLGMLNRALSELGDNNTWDINKLALHENSEEVVLDAVDSFVMTSRAVSDDASQLANFIHSHIHVLFTSCSPNKSPVKSSTPVKPNKPFPQAIQALQARPLPAVPASLQQAQSQSTSNTIMLGEDAWLEDYDYVALQDKDEFELSSHETSPMSGLNKRRTQIVTLDSKIELKNNTAVFFNSKDREYLLSLKIDVPALIHNLSKSIDRFVSAVDAGNPPHSFVPLGKYVIFSAHQLVFVGDSMCQRLQVEPVKQALQRQCTNLCSILKRTVVATKGAALQWPSVSAVQEMVDRMSEIATSAHQIRITLTPMLSN, from the coding sequence ATGGCATCTGGTGGTGGTGGCTTGCATGTGCTAGCCAAAGCAATTTATGACAATGCAGCTGAAACTGAGGatgaaataacatttaatcGGGGTGATATTGTTACTATAATTGAACAGAACACTGCTGGGTTGGAGGGGTGGTGGTTATGCTCATTAAATGGGAGGCAAGGCATAGCACCAGGAAATCGTTTACGGATATTACCAGGCATGTATGAAGGCATGCAAAACTCTACTGGTGGTACAGCACCAGAAGAAACCTATGATGTACCTCCTACCCATTATTGGAACTCACCCAACCCACAAATAGACCAGGATGAAGAATATGATATTCCTAGGCGACAGTTGCCGATTAACCGGAATAACAACAATGGGGGATTAAGCAATCAACAGAGTAATTCTCCAACAGAAATATACGATATACCTCGACCTGGAGCATGGAGGGGGAACTCTGTGGATGGAGAAGAGGTTTATGATGTGCCTCAGGCATCAGCTTTCGCTCACGCGAGTAAAGATGAAGAGCAAGAAGTGTATGATGTCCCCAGCAGTTTGACAGCTGTAATGACTCCAGATCCAAGTGACTTGTATGATGTTCCTCCCATTGTATCAAGAGGTCCTCAATCGGCACCTGAGGATGTGTATGACGTTCCTCCAAGGAGAACTGAACCAATAGACATGGATGCAATGTTTAATGCTATGAACCCTGAAGATGTTTATGATGTTCCACCTTCAACATTAAGGCTAAATACAAGTACTTTGTCAAGAAGTGCGGGTAATGTGCTTGATACATTTGAAACACCAAACTCCCAACCTTTCCCAACCCAACAGGAGTCTATGGACCGTGATGTAGTTTACGACATACCACAGTCCAGTAAAACAGCAGTTGGAAGACGATACATTTCTTCAGGACTGAGCAGTCTTCGAAGAATGCGACGCGAGATGAACCAGGTGCCAGATCCAATTTCTAAACCTATTAATGAGAATACTGACTACATATATGACGTTCCTCCACAAGTGACCCGAGATGGTTCATCCAAACAGAAACAAACTGTTGCTCAAAAGTTGTCCGACGAAGATGTGGTGGATGGTCTTATCAGAAGGTTGTCTTTAAATGAACCTTCTATTGAGGTGAAGCAGAACAACCGATTGTCTGTTACCTCACGCGAGTCTTATAGTAGCTATATAGATAATACACCAGGTTTGTTTGACGAGCTAAATATAGATGTGGATGTTGCTGTTAATAAGTTGATAGAAACTAAGCAAGAGCTTGAAGATTCGGTGTCTAATTTATTGACACTGGTGAAAGAAAACTGGAGAAAGCCTGAAAATATTTCTGACAAGGTCGATATAGTGCATACGTTATTTTTAAAGATCATGGTTGCAGTTAATCACTTTCTTACATTTGCGCGTGGTGCTACTGCTAATTCTGTAGCAGTTGATCGGAATGGAGAAGCCCGTGCATCGAAAAATGTACAACTCGGATTAAGGAAGCAGTTGGTTCCAATTGAAGAAGATTTGGGTATGTTAAATCGTGCACTCTCCGAGTTGGGTGACAATAATACGTGGGATATAAACAAACTTGCTTTGCATGAAAACAGTGAAGAAGTTGTGTTAGATGCTGTCGATAGTTTTGTGATGACTTCAAGAGCTGTTTCAGATGATGCATCGCAGCTTGCTAACTTCATTCACAGCCATATACATGTTCTGTTTACATCTTGTTCACCCAATAAATCACCTGTAAAATCATCTACTCCTGTTAAACCAAACAAACCTTTTCCACAAGCTATACAAGCATTACAAGCTCGGCCATTACCTGCAGTGCCAGCTTCACTTCAACAAGCACAAAGTCAATCTACTTCAAACACAATAATGCTTGGTGAAGATGCATGGCTTGAAGATTATGATTATGTTGCTTTGCAAGACAAAGACGAGTTTGAACTTAGCAGTCATGAAACCAGTCCAATGTCCGGCCTAAACAAGCGTCGAACTCAGATAGTCACACTCGATTccaaaattgaattaaaaaataacactgCTGTTTTCTTCAATTCCAAAGACAGGGAATACTTGCTAAGTTTAAAGATTGATGTTCCAGCCCTAATTCACAATCTCTCAAAGTCCATTGACAGATTTGTTTCTGCAGTTGATGCAGGCAATCCACCCCATTCATTTGTACCGCTTGGAAAATATGTGATTTTCTCTGCCCATCAACTGGTTTTTGTTGGTGACAGTATGTGTCAAAGATTGCAGGTGGAACCAGTGAAGCAAGCTCTTCAGCGGCAGTGTACAAACCTTTGTTCAATACTTAAAAGGACAGTGGTAGCAACGAAAGGTGCTGCATTGCAATGGCCAAGTGTATCTGCTGTACAAGAAATGGTAGATCGAATGTCTGAAATTGCAACCAGTGCACATCAAATCCGCATCACACTAACTCCAATGCTATCCAACTGA